Proteins from a single region of Balaenoptera acutorostrata chromosome 16, mBalAcu1.1, whole genome shotgun sequence:
- the LOC103004643 gene encoding zinc finger protein 510-like, whose protein sequence is MSNRWLISPHPEDLTMMVKGLDQVSGKIAVHTAFSVLSQKEQKKNKSPGSISFEDVTVNFTQEEWGQLDPDQRTLCRALHYQTRGDLQVRARSTMDIRGRICKPLLPR, encoded by the exons ATGAGCAATCGTTGGCTAATATCACCACATCCAGAAGACCTCACCATGATGGTGAAAGGTCTGGACCAAGTTTCAGGAAAGATAG CTGTACATACAGCCTTCTCTGTACTTTcccaaaaggaacagaaaaagaacaagtcCCCG GGATCAATTTCATTTGAGGATGTGACTGTGAACTTCACTCAGGAGGAGTGGGGTCAGCTGGACCCTGATCAGAGGACCTTGTGCAG GGCATTGCATTACCAAACCAGAGGAGATCTTCAAGTTAGAGCAAGAAGCACCATGGATATTAGAGGAAGAATTTGCAAGCCATTATTACCCAG atgA
- the LOC130705019 gene encoding LOW QUALITY PROTEIN: zinc finger protein OZF-like (The sequence of the model RefSeq protein was modified relative to this genomic sequence to represent the inferred CDS: inserted 4 bases in 2 codons), whose translation MPSKYNLGGISLENISELTDNNRNYSGKKSDDTNGCEKLIPEINHEKTHTGEKLNEFNKNESTCYHNEDFIQQQESHSVDNALFITQEGTHTSEKLCDYGECEKTIKDESNLMLHQVIYSRKNHYKLNECGDTCDKSVLWKKRHRLHMGEKYHKHNICGKAFFQQSNLTVHQKTHTGEKPYQCNECEKSFYHKPALTVYQIIHTGERPYECTKCGKTYQKSALHCQHQRTHTGERPYKCSECGKSFSQKSDLTVHQRSHTGERPYKCYEFEKSFCIKSKLTVHQRIHSGEKPYECSECGKMYYMKSTLNKHQRLHTGEKIYECSECRKTFCGKSVLLKYQRAHTGEKPYECVECRKTFSEKSTLSKHQRIHTGEKPFECNKCRKAFCQKSQLIQHXRIHTGERPYECNECGRTFCQASLSVHQRTHRRXKPYDCNECGKSFFNSSTLVKHKRIHSGEKPYNCNECGKTFSHKPTLATHQGIHTEEKQCKDICTKHSSHNSEPLV comes from the exons ATGCCCAGTAAATATAACCTAGGTGGAATCAGTTTAGAAAATATATCAGAGTTAACCGATAATAATAGAAACTATTCAGGAAAGAAATCTGATGATACCAATGGGTGTGAGAAATTGATTCCTGAAATTAATCATGAGAAaactcatactggagagaaacttaatgaatttaataaaaatgagagcACTTGCTATCATAATGAGGATTTTATTCAGCAACAGGAGAGTCACAGTGTGGA TAATGCCCTCTTCATTACTCAAGAGGGAACTCACACAAGTGAGAAACTCTGTGATTATGGTGAATGTGAGAAAACCATCAAGGATGAGTCAAACCTCATGTTACATCAGGTAATTTACTCAAGGAAGAATCACTATAAACTTAATGAATGTGGGGACACCTGTGATAAGTCAGTCCTCTGGAAGAAACGTCATAGACTTCACATGGGTGAGAAATACCACAAGCATAACATATGTGGAAAAGCGTTCTTCCAGCAGTCAAACCTCACAGTACACCAGAAAACACACACAGGAGAAAAACCCTATCAATGTAATGAATGTGAGAAATCTTTTTACCATAAGCCAGCCCTCACTGTATATCAAATAATTCATACAGGAGAGAGACCCTATGAATGTACTAAGTGTGGGAAAACCTATCAGAAGTCAGCTCTCCATTGTCAACATCAAAGAACACACACAGGGGAGAGGCCTTATAAATGTAGTGAGTGTGGAAAATCTTTCTCCCAAAAGTCAGACTTGACTGTGCATCAGAGGTCTCACACAGGAGAAAGACCTTATAAATGTTATGAGTTTGAGAAATCCTTCTGTATAAAGTCAAAACTTACTGTACATCAGAGAATACACTCAGGGGAGAAGCCCTACGAATGTAGTGAATGTGGGAAGATGTATTATATGAAGTCAACCCTCAATAAACATCAAAGACTTCACACaggggagaaaatatatgaatgcaGTGAATGTAGGAAGACCTTCTGTGGGAAGTCAGTTCTCCTTAAATATCAGAGAGCTCATACAGGGGAGAAACCTTACGAATGTGTTGAATGTAGGAAAACCTTTTCTGAGAAGTCAACCCTCAGTAAACATCAGAGGATTCATACCGGGGAGAAACCCTTTGAATGTAACAAATGCAGGAAAGCTTTCTGCCAAAAGTCACAACTCATTCAACA CAGAATTCATACAGGGGAGAGACCCTATGAATGTAACGAATGTGGGAGAACGTTTTGCCAGGCCTCCCTCAGTGTACATCAGAGAACACACAGGAG GAAGCCCTATGATTGTAACGAATGTGGAAAATCTTTCTTTAATAGTTCAACCCTCGTTAAGCATAAGAGAATTCACTCAGGGGAGAAACCCTATAATTGTAATGAGTGTGGGAAGACCTTCAGCCACAAACCCACTCTTGCCACACATCAGGGAATACACACAGAAGAGAAACAATGTAAAGACATTTGTACAAAACACTCCTCCCATAATTCAGAGCCTTTGGTATGA